A window of the Helianthus annuus cultivar XRQ/B chromosome 4, HanXRQr2.0-SUNRISE, whole genome shotgun sequence genome harbors these coding sequences:
- the LOC110937285 gene encoding uncharacterized protein LOC110937285 isoform X2, producing the protein MKPVPVNRDPSVKEIFKRLLFELNHGPIKEKVVRSVEQPKDDVPPPPPPPPPHFSINLCFPNEEEKAEIYRKYKVLHQPEVTSDDYFEKLGFLSSYESLMYVSGKKKAKFPGKSLYALGRSWFKEGVTKEDKCVTKDMQKKEKCHRSDDDELKGYLKEFVEQARAAKVLARMSRYAHRCGKKKFVPKMLSLDDLLMALDQEG; encoded by the exons ATGAAACCGGTCCCTGTCAACCGTGAcccaagtgtcaaagaaatcttTAAGAGATTGTTATTTGAATTGAACCATGGGCCAATCAAGGAGAAAGTGGTTCGTTCCGTTGAGCAACCAAAGGATGAtgtgccgccaccaccaccaccaccaccaccacattttAGTATTAACCTTTGTTTCCCTAATGAAGAAGAGAAGGCGGAAATTTATCGGAAATACAAG GTTCTGCACCAACCGGAAGTTACTTCCGATGATTACTTCGAAAAGTTAGG GTTTTTGAGTAGCTATGAATCTTTGATGTATGTTTCGGGTAAAAAGAAG GCTAAGTTTCCGGGAAAATCTCTGTATGCTCTGGGCCGTTCATGGTTCAAGGAAGGAGTCACTAAGGAAGATAAG TGTGTTACCAAAGACATGCAGAAGAAGGAGAag TGTCACAGGAGTGACGATGATGAACTGAAGGGGTACTTAAAAGAATTTGTTGAGCAAGCTAGGGCAGCTAAGGTTCTGGCCAG AATGTCTAGATATGCTCATCGTTGTGGAAAAAAGAAGTTTGTACCAAAGATGCTAAGTTTGGATGATCTACTAATGGCATTGGACCAAGAGGGGTAA
- the LOC110935067 gene encoding thaumatin-like protein — protein sequence MAFVHFFLLLLSCFGVDAVVFTLQNRCDYTVWPGIQASGGQPQLMQGGLELKPLQSRNLTAPKGWSGRFWGRSGCRFNVYGEGTCTTGDCGIGLYCNGAGGEPPASVAEFTLDSPVDFYDVSLLDGFNMPISIFPYDDSGVCPTVGCDTDLNQHCPTNLVVRGDRGEIVACKSACTAFQTPEYCCTGPFQNPNRCKPTRYSQIFKRACPSSYTYAFDDPLTTVTCRDSDYMIIFC from the exons ATGGCCTTTGTACATTTCTTCCTTCTACTTCTGTCTTGTTTTG GAGTTGATGCAGTCGTTTTTACATTGCAAAACCGATGTGATTATACCGTGTGGCCGGGGATCCAAGCTTCCGGTGGCCAACCGCAACTCATGCAAGGTGGACTTGAGCTGAAACCTTTACAATCAAGAAACCTGACAGCACCAAAAGGATGGTCAGGCAGGTTTTGGGGCCGAAGCGGATGCAGGTTCAATGTTTATGGTGAGGGAACCTGCACCACTGGAGACTGTGGAATCGGTCTCTATTGCAATGGCGCAGGCGGTGAACCACCTGCTTCTGTAGCGGAGTTCACCCTGGATAGCCCAGTGGACTTTTATGATGTGAGCCTCTTGGATGGCTTCAACATGCCAATATCGATTTTCCCATATGATGACTCGGGTGTTTGCCCGACTGTTGGTTGTGACACAGACTTGAACCAGCATTGCCCCACGAACCTCGTAGTGAGAGGAGATCGAGGAGAAATAGTGGCGTGCAAGAGCGCGTGCACCGCTTTTCAGACGCCAGAATATTGTTGCACCGGGCCATTTCAAAATCCCAACAGATGCAAGCCCACAAGATACTCTCAGATTTTCAAGAGGGCCTGCCCTTCTTCTTATACATATGCTTTTGATGACCCGTTAACTACTGTTACCTGCAGAGATTCAGATTACATGATCATATTCTGTTAA
- the LOC110933908 gene encoding gelsolin-related protein of 125 kDa-like, which produces MQKEYDKARRFGRWDKKRECYVNHKGDPVLDSSKVVYNDVLAVIPLSSEYYSKIEADKDYLKKLDRIIRDVMKVSLKKRDEERMKNSVEKLVDELKKIAEEGSDEQKYEEVKKEEGTGEEKQEKVEEKLEKQVSEVVAVEQQEKEEDQKQTAKEAEVPTIEVITKPESSDILDKNVEQFLEKENEIFKQKCSAMTEKCVQKENVVHEMKKEYESIKLAYYITKESYEAVKSQMKLVQSRLSQCSETSQTLKQQFEIKQQVVNSYIEEVVELKRKMADLEQDNNNLHSYHTSSYVLERIFNIKPDDKDSERNKKGIGSEYH; this is translated from the exons ATGCAAAAAGAATACGATAAGGCTAGGAGGTTTGGTAGATGGGACAAGAAAAGAGAATGCTACGTCAACCACAAAGGAGATCCAGTTCTTGATTCAAGCAAAGTGGTTTATAATGATGTACTTGCAGTCATACCTCTGTCCAGCGAATATTATTCTAAGATAGAAGCAGATAAAGATTATCTCAAAAAGCTGGATAGGATAATCAGAGATGTAATGAAAGTAAGTTTGAAGAAGAGagatgaagaaagaatgaagaacaGTGTTGAGAAGCTGGTGGATGAGTTGAAAAAGATTGCAGAGGAAGGCAGTGATGAACAGAAGTATGAAGAGGTAAAGAAAGAAGAAGGAACTGGTGAAGAGAAACAGGAGAAAGTTGAAGAGAAGCTGGAGAAGCAGGTTAGTGAAGTTGTTGCTGTAGAACAGCAGGAGAAGGAAGAAGATCAGAAGCAGACAGCAAAAGAAGCCGAGGTGCCAACTATTGAGGTAATAACTAAACCTGAATCTTCTGACATATTAGATAAAAATGTTGAACAGT TTttggaaaaagaaaatgagatttttaaaCAAAAGTGTTCAGCAATGACAGAAAAAtgtgttcaaaaagaaaatgtggttcatgaaatgaaaaaggaatatgaatCAATAAAATTGGCTTATTATATTACAAAAGAATCATATGAGGCAGTGAAAAGccaaatgaaacttgttcaatctagATTGTCACAGTGTTCTGAAACGTCACAAACGCTTAAACAACAGTTTGAAATAAAACAACAAGTTGTAAATTCATATATTGAAGAAGTTGTTGAGCTTAAACGTAAAATGGCTGATTTAGAACAAGATAATAACAACTTGCATAGTTATCACACTTCATCATATGttcttgaacgtattttcaacataaaaccggatgATAAAGATTCTGAAAGAAACAAGAAAGGaattggttcagaatatcattAG
- the LOC110935068 gene encoding pathogenesis-related thaumatin-like protein 3.5, protein MAFLHFSMLLLLSSIGIDAAVFTLQNRCQNTIWPAIQPNGGQPVLMDGGFQLTPHESRNVTTPERWAGRIWGRSGCKFDGHGQGTCMTGDCGSGLYCRGAGGVPPASLAEFTLDSPLDFYDVSLVDGYNMPISIFPHDDSGVCASVRCDADLNQHCPANLIVRGDGGETVACKSGCTAYQTPEYCCTGEYQNPETCQPTTYSQYFKEGCPSSYSYAFDDQSSTFTCRDSDYLIIFC, encoded by the exons ATGGCTTTTCTACACTTCTCTATGCTCTTACTTCTGTCTTCCATAG GCATTGATGCAGCAGTCTTTACATTGCAAAACAGATGTCAAAATACCATATGGCCAGCCATCCAACCTAACGGTGGGCAGCCTGTACTCATGGACGGCGGTTTTCAGCTTACACCACATGAATCAAGAAACGTGACAACCCCAGAACGATGGGCCGGCCGCATTTGGGGTCGAAGTGGATGCAAGTTTGATGGTCATGGTCAAGGAACCTGCATGACCGGGGACTGTGGAAGCGGTCTCTACTGCAGAGGTGCTGGTGGTGTACCGCCAGCTTCTCTAGCGGAGTTCACACTCGACAGCCCACTTGACTTCTACGATGTGAGCCTTGTAGACGGCTACAACATGCCCATCTCCATATTCCCACATGATGATTCAGGCGTTTGCGCAAGTGTTAGATGTGATGCGGACCTTAACCAACATTGTCCAGCAAATTTGATTGTGAGAGGGGACGGTGGGGAGACCGTGGCTTGCAAGAGTGGATGCACCGCTTATCAGACGCCTGAATATTGTTGCACCGGGGAGTATCAAAATCCTGAAACGTGCCAGCCGACAACGTACTCACAGTATTTTAAGGAAGGTTGTCCGAGTTCTTATAGCTACGCTTTCGACGACCAGTCAAGTACTTTTACATGCCGAGATTCAGATTACTTGATCATATTCTGTTAA
- the LOC110937285 gene encoding uncharacterized protein LOC110937285 isoform X1, which produces MSKQILAMKDCTNTRKESDYSWEVLQLLILSVFSLEMKPVPVNRDPSVKEIFKRLLFELNHGPIKEKVVRSVEQPKDDVPPPPPPPPPHFSINLCFPNEEEKAEIYRKYKVLHQPEVTSDDYFEKLGFLSSYESLMYVSGKKKAKFPGKSLYALGRSWFKEGVTKEDKCVTKDMQKKEKCHRSDDDELKGYLKEFVEQARAAKVLARMSRYAHRCGKKKFVPKMLSLDDLLMALDQEG; this is translated from the exons ATGTCTAAACAAATCCTCGCCATGAAAGATTGCACAAACACAAGGAAGGAGTCCGATTACTCATGGGAAGTCCTTCAACTTCTTATTCTCAG TGTTTTTAGTTTGGAGATGAAACCGGTCCCTGTCAACCGTGAcccaagtgtcaaagaaatcttTAAGAGATTGTTATTTGAATTGAACCATGGGCCAATCAAGGAGAAAGTGGTTCGTTCCGTTGAGCAACCAAAGGATGAtgtgccgccaccaccaccaccaccaccaccacattttAGTATTAACCTTTGTTTCCCTAATGAAGAAGAGAAGGCGGAAATTTATCGGAAATACAAG GTTCTGCACCAACCGGAAGTTACTTCCGATGATTACTTCGAAAAGTTAGG GTTTTTGAGTAGCTATGAATCTTTGATGTATGTTTCGGGTAAAAAGAAG GCTAAGTTTCCGGGAAAATCTCTGTATGCTCTGGGCCGTTCATGGTTCAAGGAAGGAGTCACTAAGGAAGATAAG TGTGTTACCAAAGACATGCAGAAGAAGGAGAag TGTCACAGGAGTGACGATGATGAACTGAAGGGGTACTTAAAAGAATTTGTTGAGCAAGCTAGGGCAGCTAAGGTTCTGGCCAG AATGTCTAGATATGCTCATCGTTGTGGAAAAAAGAAGTTTGTACCAAAGATGCTAAGTTTGGATGATCTACTAATGGCATTGGACCAAGAGGGGTAA